In one window of Bacillota bacterium DNA:
- a CDS encoding BofC C-terminal domain-containing protein — protein MSGARWYLLAIVVLAVVVGTVLVFLPSFREHDRAVHRSPVVLEGARVLYRTTYLLCGYREEKEEPVWPELVGCTEQEFMTRHPGWTLVSFGPTRIELERQVDAVCPEMVRYRFLTISDGKVAVYYGRSRDHLLLKELTTVRSESLLPEDRQLLQQGMVMEGDDQVARFLEGLGD, from the coding sequence TTGTCCGGGGCGAGATGGTATTTGTTAGCTATCGTGGTGTTGGCCGTGGTGGTGGGCACGGTCCTGGTGTTCTTACCGTCTTTCCGGGAGCACGACCGAGCCGTGCACCGCTCCCCCGTAGTTCTGGAAGGGGCCAGGGTGCTGTACCGGACCACTTACCTCCTGTGCGGATACCGGGAGGAAAAGGAGGAGCCCGTGTGGCCGGAACTGGTGGGTTGCACGGAGCAAGAGTTCATGACGCGCCACCCGGGCTGGACGTTGGTGTCCTTCGGCCCCACCCGGATAGAGCTGGAGCGGCAGGTTGATGCTGTCTGCCCGGAGATGGTCAGGTACCGGTTCCTGACCATCTCTGACGGCAAGGTGGCCGTCTATTACGGACGCAGCCGGGATCACCTGCTGCTCAAGGAGTTGACTACCGTGCGCTCCGAAAGCCTCCTGCCCGAGGACCGCCAGTTGCTCCAGCAGGGGATGGTGATGGAGGGAGACGATCAGGTGGCCCGCTTCCTGGAAGGGCTGGGAGACTGA